The Streptomyces cynarae genome contains a region encoding:
- a CDS encoding S8 family peptidase: protein MTSPASAKPAPAAHGPAGGLTAQHRITLITGDRVVVDAKGRVVGLERAKGRENVPVQVRKAAGHTYVVPTDAAALIAEGKIDRRLFDVTELNSSRTRADQKNGLKVIVGYKGAARTAKADVREAGTLRRTLTSLNADAVLTPQRDAAELWKAVTDGDATASGIAHVWLDGVRKASLDKSVPQIGAPAAWAAGYTGKGVKVAVLDTGVYADHPDLKGQVIEAENFSTSATTADKVGHGTHVASIVAGTGAKSHGKYKGVAPGAKILSGKVLDDDGYGDDSGILAGMEWAAQQGADIVNLSLGGADTPDIDPLEAEVNKLSEQKGILFAIAAGNEGESGEKTIGSPGSAADALTVGAVDDKDRLADFSSRGPGLDGAIKPDVTAPGVDITAAAAPGSLIDQEVGENPAGYLTISGTSMATPHVAGAAAILKQEHPGWTFAELKSALTGSAKGGEYTPFQQGSGRIAVDKAIRQTVLADPSSLSFGTAQWPHTDDTPVTKQLTYRNTGKAAVTLTLSLTTTNPKGQAAPSGFFTLGAKTVTVPAGGTASVPVAVNSKLGGTVDGAYSAYVTATGGGQSVRTAAAVEREAESYDVTLKYVGRDGQTPVHLSDLVAASGADAGKEYFSQSSATTVKIRVPKGTYLLDSLSMKDPTSIEGGVDWLVQPKVSVTRDTAITLDLDKARSADITVPDASAKPLSATVSYVYDPAGTGLALSAPSFADIRLAQAGQAVPSGLSQSWFGQWAKGGTAEYDVFTGSAVKQLQGAHVRHYKADELATLKLNLGAASSGKTGAVGAYAETPTDSGSNISVEQNLRGARTFYVSTGDKAQWTFDFSQYGGKKDADGFPVPEAYYTLGGPQILTGGKTYTKTLNTAVFGPLINSDYGLFRVGNEIYGYLPLFADGQGHAGSSEFMSVKTTLYRGGTKVGTNDDPLFGVKPFAVPSAEATYTLTTSVIRSVKVAAASTRIDASWTFKSKKVDSAQLPASTVRFGATTGPDSRVEAGKKVTIPVTVQGAAAGRNLRSLSVWVSYDYGRTWTKLTVKNGRITYKNPAKGQGLSFHAKIADKKGNKSTISVYNAFYAK from the coding sequence ATGACCAGCCCGGCGTCGGCGAAGCCCGCCCCCGCGGCCCACGGCCCCGCCGGCGGCCTGACGGCTCAGCACCGGATCACTCTCATCACCGGTGACCGCGTCGTCGTCGACGCCAAGGGCCGTGTCGTGGGCCTGGAGCGGGCGAAGGGCCGCGAGAACGTTCCGGTTCAGGTCCGCAAGGCCGCCGGACACACCTACGTGGTGCCGACCGACGCGGCCGCTCTGATCGCCGAGGGGAAGATCGACCGGCGCCTGTTCGACGTCACCGAGCTCAACTCGTCGCGGACCCGCGCGGACCAGAAGAACGGCCTGAAGGTCATCGTCGGCTACAAGGGCGCCGCCCGTACCGCGAAGGCCGACGTCCGCGAGGCGGGCACGCTCCGCCGGACCCTCACGTCCCTGAACGCCGACGCGGTCCTCACGCCCCAGCGGGACGCGGCCGAGCTGTGGAAGGCCGTCACCGACGGCGACGCCACCGCCTCCGGCATCGCGCACGTCTGGCTCGACGGCGTCCGCAAGGCGAGCCTCGACAAGTCCGTGCCGCAGATCGGCGCCCCGGCGGCCTGGGCCGCGGGCTACACCGGCAAGGGCGTCAAGGTCGCCGTGCTGGACACGGGCGTCTACGCCGACCACCCGGACCTCAAGGGCCAGGTGATCGAGGCCGAGAACTTCTCCACCTCCGCCACCACCGCCGACAAGGTCGGCCACGGCACGCACGTGGCGTCCATCGTGGCCGGCACCGGCGCGAAGTCGCACGGCAAGTACAAGGGCGTCGCGCCCGGCGCCAAGATCCTCAGCGGCAAGGTCCTCGACGACGACGGCTACGGCGACGACTCCGGCATCCTCGCGGGCATGGAGTGGGCCGCCCAGCAGGGCGCCGACATCGTCAACCTCAGCCTGGGCGGCGCCGACACGCCCGACATCGACCCGCTCGAGGCCGAGGTGAACAAGCTCTCCGAGCAGAAGGGCATCCTGTTCGCCATCGCCGCGGGCAACGAGGGAGAGAGCGGCGAGAAGACCATCGGCTCCCCGGGCAGCGCGGCCGACGCGCTCACGGTCGGCGCGGTCGACGACAAGGACAGGCTGGCGGACTTCTCCAGCCGTGGCCCCGGCCTCGACGGTGCGATCAAGCCCGATGTGACCGCGCCCGGCGTGGACATCACCGCCGCCGCGGCCCCGGGCAGCCTCATCGACCAGGAGGTCGGCGAGAACCCGGCCGGGTACCTGACCATCTCCGGTACGTCGATGGCGACCCCGCACGTCGCGGGCGCCGCCGCCATCCTCAAGCAGGAGCACCCCGGCTGGACGTTCGCCGAGCTGAAGTCGGCGCTGACGGGCTCCGCGAAGGGCGGCGAATACACGCCGTTCCAGCAGGGTTCGGGCCGCATAGCCGTGGACAAGGCGATCAGGCAGACCGTGCTCGCCGACCCGTCGTCCCTGAGCTTCGGCACCGCGCAGTGGCCGCACACCGACGACACGCCGGTCACCAAGCAGCTGACGTACCGCAACACCGGCAAGGCCGCCGTCACCCTCACGCTGTCGCTGACAACCACCAACCCCAAGGGCCAGGCGGCTCCTTCGGGCTTCTTCACGCTCGGCGCGAAGACGGTTACCGTCCCGGCGGGCGGCACGGCGTCGGTCCCGGTAGCCGTCAACAGCAAGCTGGGCGGCACCGTCGACGGCGCGTACTCGGCGTATGTGACGGCGACGGGCGGCGGCCAGAGCGTGCGCACGGCCGCGGCCGTGGAACGCGAGGCGGAGTCGTACGACGTCACCCTCAAGTACGTGGGCCGTGACGGACAGACGCCCGTCCACCTCAGCGACCTGGTCGCGGCCTCGGGCGCCGACGCGGGCAAGGAGTACTTCTCCCAGAGCTCCGCGACGACCGTGAAGATCCGCGTGCCCAAGGGCACGTACCTGCTGGACTCCCTGTCCATGAAGGACCCGACCTCGATCGAGGGCGGCGTCGACTGGCTGGTCCAGCCCAAGGTGAGCGTCACCAGGGACACCGCCATCACCCTGGACCTCGACAAGGCCAGGTCCGCCGACATCACGGTCCCGGACGCGTCGGCCAAGCCGCTGTCCGCGACGGTGTCGTACGTCTACGACCCGGCGGGCACCGGACTGGCCCTGTCCGCTCCGTCGTTCGCGGACATCCGCCTGGCGCAGGCCGGCCAGGCGGTCCCCTCCGGTCTCTCCCAGTCCTGGTTCGGCCAGTGGGCCAAGGGCGGCACGGCCGAGTACGACGTGTTCACCGGCTCCGCGGTCAAGCAGCTTCAGGGCGCGCACGTACGCCACTACAAGGCGGACGAACTGGCCACGCTGAAGCTGAACCTCGGTGCCGCGAGCAGCGGCAAGACCGGCGCGGTCGGCGCCTACGCCGAGACACCGACCGACAGCGGCTCCAACATCTCCGTCGAGCAGAACCTGCGCGGCGCGCGCACGTTCTACGTGTCCACGGGTGACAAGGCGCAGTGGACGTTCGACTTCTCGCAGTACGGCGGCAAGAAGGACGCGGACGGCTTCCCGGTCCCGGAGGCGTACTACACGCTGGGCGGCCCGCAGATCCTCACCGGCGGCAAGACCTACACCAAGACCCTCAACACCGCGGTCTTCGGTCCGTTGATCAACTCCGACTACGGCCTCTTCCGGGTCGGCAACGAGATCTACGGGTACCTGCCGCTGTTCGCGGACGGGCAGGGGCACGCCGGATCGTCCGAGTTCATGTCGGTGAAGACGACGCTGTACCGGGGCGGCACCAAGGTCGGCACGAACGACGATCCGCTGTTCGGCGTGAAGCCCTTCGCCGTTCCCTCTGCCGAGGCCACGTACACGCTGACGACCTCGGTCATCCGCAGCGTGAAGGTCGCGGCGGCGTCCACCCGCATCGACGCGAGCTGGACGTTCAAGTCCAAGAAGGTGGACAGCGCCCAGCTGCCCGCCTCGACCGTCCGCTTCGGCGCGACCACCGGTCCGGACAGCCGTGTGGAGGCCGGCAAGAAGGTCACGATCCCGGTCACCGTCCAGGGCGCGGCCGCGGGCCGCAACCTCCGGTCGCTCTCGGTGTGGGTGTCGTACGACTACGGCAGGACCTGGACCAAGCTGACGGTCAAGAACGGCCGGATCACCTACAAGAACCCGGCCAAGGGCCAGGGCCTGTCGTTCCACGCCAAGATCGCCGACAAGAAGGGCAACAAGTCGACGATCTCCGTCTACAACGCGTTCTACGCCAAGTGA
- a CDS encoding helix-turn-helix domain-containing protein yields MDEQLDSLPEPAAGAGQALDRRAELSEFLRTRRARLKPEDVGLPDFGRHRRVPGLRREELAQLAGVSVAYYTRLEQGNGRNVSAEVLDAIARALRLTDAEHAHLTHLAKPKAHKKKPATRTQQVRAALRQLLDSFDGVPAYIVGRHADILAWNRMAAAVFGDWAQLPPQERNWARMTFLKPEYQDLFVDWEQKAIDIVCQLRYQAGCHPDDPRLSALVGELSVKSEEFRRLWATHDVKEKSHGLKRLRHPLVGDLALHFESFRVPDDGELALVTYHAEPGSASAEALRLLASWGTDATRAGATAPHA; encoded by the coding sequence ATGGATGAACAGCTCGACTCCCTGCCGGAGCCCGCAGCGGGAGCCGGCCAGGCCCTGGACCGGCGCGCCGAGCTCAGCGAGTTCCTGCGCACCCGCCGGGCCCGGCTCAAGCCGGAGGACGTGGGGCTGCCGGACTTCGGTCGCCACCGCAGGGTGCCCGGGCTCAGGCGCGAGGAGCTGGCGCAGCTGGCAGGCGTGTCCGTGGCGTACTACACACGCCTGGAGCAGGGCAACGGACGGAACGTGTCCGCGGAGGTGCTCGACGCGATCGCCCGCGCATTGCGGCTGACCGACGCCGAGCATGCGCATCTGACGCACCTCGCCAAGCCGAAGGCCCACAAGAAGAAGCCGGCGACCAGGACGCAGCAGGTGCGGGCGGCGCTCAGGCAGCTGCTGGACTCCTTCGACGGGGTTCCGGCGTACATCGTCGGGCGGCATGCGGACATCCTGGCGTGGAACCGGATGGCCGCGGCCGTCTTCGGGGACTGGGCTCAGCTGCCGCCGCAGGAGCGGAACTGGGCGCGGATGACGTTCCTCAAGCCCGAGTACCAGGACCTGTTCGTGGACTGGGAGCAGAAGGCCATCGACATCGTGTGCCAGCTGCGCTACCAGGCAGGGTGTCACCCGGACGATCCGCGGCTGTCGGCGCTGGTCGGAGAGCTGTCGGTGAAGAGCGAGGAGTTCCGGCGGCTGTGGGCGACGCACGACGTCAAGGAGAAGAGCCACGGGCTGAAGCGGTTGCGGCATCCGCTGGTGGGCGACCTCGCGCTGCACTTCGAGTCGTTCCGGGTGCCGGACGACGGTGAGCTGGCGCTGGTGACGTACCACGCCGAGCCGGGCTCGGCTTCGGCGGAGGCACTGCGGCTGCTGGCGAGCTGGGGCACGGACGCCACCCGCGCGGGCGCGACCGCGCCGCACGCCTGA
- a CDS encoding NAD(P)-dependent alcohol dehydrogenase — MTTVAAYAAPAAKAPLERTTIERREVREFDVLIDIKFAGICHSDIHQVREGWGEAIFPMVPGHEIAGVVSEVGPGVTKFKVGDRVGVGCMVDSCRECENCLRGEEQYCLKGMVGTYNALDKDGETTYGGYSEKIVVDENYVVRIPDGLSLDVAAPLLCAGITTYSPLAHWNAGPGKKVAVVGLGGLGHMAVKIAHAMGAEVTVLSQSLRKKDDGLKLGADHYYATSDPKTFEELQGTFDLIVSTVSAPMDFGALLSLLKVDGALVNVGAPEEPISLNLFSVIGGRKTLAGSMIGGIRETQEMLDFCAGHGIGAEIELISASEINEAYERVLSSDVRYRFVIDTATI, encoded by the coding sequence ATGACCACCGTTGCCGCATACGCCGCACCCGCCGCGAAGGCCCCGCTCGAGCGCACCACCATCGAGCGCCGCGAGGTCCGCGAGTTCGACGTCCTGATCGACATCAAGTTCGCCGGTATCTGCCACTCGGACATCCACCAGGTCCGCGAGGGCTGGGGCGAGGCGATCTTCCCGATGGTTCCGGGCCACGAGATCGCGGGCGTCGTCTCCGAGGTCGGCCCCGGCGTGACCAAGTTCAAGGTCGGCGACCGCGTGGGCGTCGGCTGCATGGTCGACTCCTGCCGCGAGTGCGAGAACTGCCTGCGCGGCGAGGAGCAGTACTGCCTCAAGGGCATGGTCGGCACGTACAACGCCCTCGACAAGGACGGCGAGACCACCTACGGCGGCTACTCCGAGAAGATCGTCGTGGACGAGAACTACGTCGTACGCATCCCGGACGGCCTCTCCCTCGATGTGGCCGCCCCGCTGCTGTGCGCGGGCATCACCACGTACTCGCCGCTCGCCCACTGGAACGCGGGCCCCGGCAAGAAGGTCGCCGTCGTCGGCCTCGGCGGCCTCGGCCACATGGCCGTCAAGATCGCGCACGCGATGGGCGCCGAGGTGACCGTCCTCTCGCAGTCCCTGCGCAAGAAGGACGACGGGCTGAAGCTGGGCGCCGACCACTACTACGCCACCAGCGACCCGAAGACCTTCGAGGAGCTGCAGGGCACTTTCGACCTGATCGTCTCGACCGTCTCGGCGCCGATGGACTTCGGTGCGCTGCTGTCGCTGCTCAAGGTCGACGGCGCGCTGGTGAATGTGGGCGCCCCCGAGGAGCCGATCTCCCTCAACCTGTTCTCGGTGATCGGCGGCCGCAAGACCCTCGCGGGCTCCATGATCGGCGGCATCCGTGAGACGCAGGAGATGCTGGACTTCTGCGCGGGGCACGGCATCGGCGCCGAGATCGAACTGATCAGCGCCTCCGAGATCAACGAGGCGTACGAGCGGGTGCTGAGCAGCGACGTCCGGTACCGGTTCGTGATCGACACGGCCACCATCTGA